DNA sequence from the Papio anubis isolate 15944 chromosome 7, Panubis1.0, whole genome shotgun sequence genome:
CCTACTCTGTGCTGGTACCATGACTGTTTGGAAGGTAGGAACTCCTATTGTCAACATTTTCCAGCAGATGGTGGCTCAGAGGCATTGAGTCACTGCGAGATTGTGCGGCTGCCCCGTGGCAGGCCTGGGCTGAGGTCTGCCTGCACTTGGAGCCGTGCCCTTCCCACTGCACCAGGCTGCCTTTTGAAGGCTGCGGGGGTAGGCAGGGCGGGGGCCACCATCCTGCTGCAGTGTGAACACAAGTGTGCTGGGAATTGAAGggaatggggagggagaggggcaggtGGCCGTGGAGGGGCAGGTGGTGGGTATTGGGTGGAGGTGGCTGTGTTCCTTCAAGTCAGTGAGTGAAAGGGCAGAGGGCTTGGCCCACAGAGAGTGCAGAGCAAATATTTGTGGAGAGATAATTTTCTGGAAGGCCTGAGGCTGGGGCATGGGGTCAGGTTCTGGCTGTGGAGGAGGGGGCTAGACAGGTGAGGCCATGGGCAGCGAGCTGGGGGAAGAAGCAGGACTCTGGTCTCTGAGAATAACTCAGTCAGGAGCCTCCTTACTCTAGCAGACAATATGGGGGCAGTGAGAGCTGGCAGGAAAATGTCGAGACTCGGTGGGGGCTTGTGAGTGCTGAGCCAAAAAGCGCTCTggccctggggctgggctggggcgtCAGGTGGGGCAGGCAGAGGTGGGGTGATGGAGTCTCTGCCTGCATCTGGTACCCGGAGCGTGCGGACCCACCTGTATGGTTGCGGGTACCTGTCAGTGTGTGCACCTGTACCTGCGTATATGTCCCTGTGGTGGTGCTTGGTACCTATAGTCATGCAGCCACATGAGCTTTTCCCTGTGTTTCTCAGCCTGGAAAAGACAATTCCTCTCACCCTGAACCTCAGGCCCACCTTGGACTCATGCCTGgctcctctctttctctcgctCCACATCCCATCCACGAGTACAACCTTGTTAGCCCCTCAAAAGAGACCCCAAATCTGATGCTCTCACCACCTGGGTCCAAACCACTAGGCTTGCCTGCACTATTGCAGCAGCCTCCAAACTGCCCTTCTGCTGCCTCTCCTGCTCCCTAATGATCTAACAGGGGCCAGAGtgatttttttacaaaaacacgtgaatgtatgtatatatatgtacacatatacacatacacacacgtgcacatacgcatatctataaatatgtattttttttttagagacagggtcttgctatattgtccagtctggtctcaaactcctggcctcaagtgattctcctgcctcaggctcctgcaCAGCTgtgattataagcatgagccactgtgtccagctcagAGTGAACTTTTAAAAccatattattgttattattattattattaaagacgatgtcttgctctgttgcccaggctggagtgcaatggtatgatctcagctcactgcaacctccgcctcctgggttcaagcgattcttctgcctcagcctccctagtagctgggattacaggcgttcaccacctcgcctggctaatttttttttttttgtatttttagtagagatggggtttcaccatgttggccagactagttttgaactcctgacctcaagtgattcacccacctcggcctcccaaagtgctgggattacaggcatgagccactgtgcctagccttaaAACCATATTCTAAATCAAATCATGTCTCTGCTTTCAACCTCAGGGCTTCCTCCATACTTAGGAAAGTTTCCAAACTCCTAGCATAACCCATAAGGCTCCTTCCTGGTCTTGTCTCAGACCCCTCTGCCCTTCAGTCATGGAACTCCAGATCACTGGTCTGCTGGTTTCCTCTTCCACGTTTGCTCagacctcagggcctttgcatttgctgtctCCTCTGTCTGGAACGTTCTTCCTCCCAGATAAACATGTGGTTCTCACCTCAATTAATTCAGGTCTCTGCATAAATGTCACCTCCTtggagaagccttccctgaccctgaAATCTAAAGAAACTTCCTCATCCCTCTGTTTCCTTACCCtgccttattttttcttcattttatttattaccaGCTGCCActtataaatgtgtatgtatttaactcttatttatttatttttgtcgctgcaacctctgcctcctgggctcaagcgattctcctgcctcagtctcccaagcaaaTACAGGCctgccatggtggctcacacccaccactttgggaggccgaagtgggcagatcacccgaggtcaggagtttgagaccagcctagccaatggggcgaaaccccatctctactaaaaatacaaaaattagctgagcgtggtggtgcatacctgtcattccagctactcaagaggctgaggcaggagaatcacttgagcctgggagggggaggttgcagtgagccaaaattgtaccacttcactccagcctaggcaacagagtgggactctgtctcaaaaaaaaaaaaaaaaaaaaaaaaaggtttcaaacatacacaaaagtagagaaacaaaataacagaACCCCACATGCCCACCTCTTGGCTCCAACAATTCTCAACACTGGGTCCCTATTTTACTCCCCCGTACCCTTTGCCTTCCAGCGGACTCCAACATCACACAGTCTCATGTGTGGCTACTTCAGTGCAAaggttatattttaaatgtagctGTTTCTGGTCTCCCACGgtagaaagtagctttctgggGAGTTGGTGTCTGTCTGTCTTGCTCACCGCTGTATCCCCGGCTCCGGGCACAGCGCCTGGCTCTCAGTAGGTGACTGAGGAGCTCTGCATGGCTGTGTCTGCAGGTCTCTGGGGAGGGCATGTGTGTAGGTGCTGGTTTGCACATGTCCACCACCATGTCAGCGAGTGTCTGCGCATGCCTTTGTGTGTGGCTGCATGTGGCAGTCCTGTgaatacgtgtgcatgtgtgtgtgtatgttgccACAGCAGCTGATGGCTAAATGCGTGCCTACTCCCTGATGTCATTTCCCACACCCCTGGGGACCCAATGACTCATTCTGGGAAGTGTTTCCCTCTTTCTCAGCAAGGGATGGGGTGTGAAGGGGTGGAAGAGGGGTGTGCACCAGTCTCTGCTCAGCCTTCTGGAGGACCCAGAGAACCCCGTCTTGTCCTTCCTTACTAGCAGAGCGCTGTGCTGTCCCCACCAGTAGAGCAGGCAGCCTCCTTCCTCCCTGGCATTGAAACCCAGCCAGATGGGCCAGCATCAGCTGGATGGGGTGGGGGGGGATGTGTATGAGGCGTGGTAGTGGCCCATCCTGGCCAGCTCCGAAGGCTTCTAGGGTGACTGCTGGGTAATTGGGCAACTGAGGCCACTTAAGCTGGGGACAACTCGGGGTAGACGTCTGGTCCAGTGCCCCAGCAGTGCCGCCACTCCCCCCCAACAAGTTCTGCATCTTAAAGGGCTGGCCCTGGAAAGTGGGCAGTGGTGGAAGACCGTGCTCTCAGCCCAGCACCAGGTTCATTCCAGGGGCTCCTCGCTGTCGGGCCAAGAGCTCTACAGTGGCTTCTCAGCCTGCTCTCCAGCGCCCCTTCTGCCCCCGGAGGCCAGGGTCTGCGTCCTCTGGCTCTGCATCGTCCTTCTCACCTCCCACCCTGCCTTAGGCTCAGCTCTCCCCCTTTTTCAGGGCCCAGCCCAGACAACCCCTGTGTTCCAGGAGGGGCCTGCCCCTTCCACCTGGGCAGTCGGGTTCTTTGGGGCTCCTCCCTCTTGGATCCCTGCAGCCAAGACCTCCCCACCACGTAGGCCAGATGGTCCCCACCCACTCCACCCCCAACCTCAGGGAGAGCCTTCCGAATCAGTGAGGTGGGTGTGCAGGAAGGAAGGGCAGAGTGGCACTGCCAGCTGCTCCCACCCAGAACTGGATCCCTTGCTGCACACCTCACTTTACTCCCTGCCACAGCCCAGTGAAGAATGTCCCTGTGTCTCTCTTTGCCAGATAGGGAACACATGCATTCGGCCATCCACAGAAGGACTGAGCATTTGTTcagcatctactatgtgtcaggcactgagaTAGCCGCCGTAAAttatgataataacaataacGTCAGCTTCTAccatttatcaagcacctacAACATGCCAGACCCATATGCTGGGCCATTCAATAGGAGAAACCATCATAACAGCACCAATAATAAGAATGGTCggcctggcctggtggctcacgcctgtaatcccaccactttgggaagctgaggcgggcagatcacttgaggtcaggagttcaagaccagcctggccaacatgatgaaaccctgtctctactaaaaatacaaaaattagccgggcatggtggtgtgcacctgtagtcccagctactcggtagggtgaggcacgagaatcgctttaatctgggaagcagaggttgcagtgagctgagatcgcgtcactgcgctccagcctgggtggcagagtgagactccatattaaaaaaaacaaaaacaaaaacaaaagcaaggcatggtggctcacgcctgtgatcccagccctttgggaggctgaggcgggcggattatgcagtcaggagatcgagaccatcctggttaacacagtgaaaccccatctctactaaaaaatagaaaaaaaaaaaattagccacgcgtggtggcgggcgcctatagtctcagctacttgggaggctgaggcaggagaatggcatgaacccgggaggtggagcttgcagtgagccgagatcgtgccactgcactcctgcctgggcgacagagtgagactctgtctcaaaaaaacaaaaaacaaaaaacaaaacaaaaacaacaacaacaacaaaaaaacaaaaaaagaacaaaaaaaaagatcaacatttactgagcatttactgtgtgtgAGGGGCTGTTCTAAGAGCTTTGCCTTAACATTGACCCTTTGGAAAGAAACCTTGGTTCTGATATACTGTTTTGGTAGATCTGCACTCAGGGAGAGGGCAGAAGCTGGGCTGGGGCCCTCTGGCCAGACACAGCATGAATGCTGGAAGGGACAGGAGGAGGGCTTCTAGGCAGAAAGCAGGCACTGAGCTCCCAGGCCTGGCTCAATACTGTCTCGAACCAGTGATCCCTTCTTGAGTTAGAACAGGTGGGTGGACTTGTACAAGCTCACCAAGTGGACAGTCACTAcctctgccctccctccttcAGTTCATGGGTTCTCTCCCCAGACTCTGAGCTTCTCAGGGCAGATTAGGGAGCAGAGGTCCTGGGGCCTAGAACCTTGGTGGGGTCCCTGGGCCTTGCTTCAGGCGCTTGTCCAGGTGCAGCACTCACAAGGCAACCTTTCAGCAGGGCTGACTCAGAAGGGGCCTTTCTAGCCTGAGTTACTGACTTCCAGGAGTGCTCAGGCTCTGCCAGCCTCacccacctgcctgcctgcctagcAGCCCTTTAGGTCACCCCAGCCCAGGCGCCACCTTCCCCAACAAGACTCAACGAGGCTCCCCTGCCGCACTCTGGTTCTTGAAGGTCTCTGCCCTGGCCAGCATGTCTGGCATCCCTGGCCCACTGCCTGGCCCCAATGTCTCTCCAGGTGCTGGGCATCCCACTGCTGAGAGACATATCCGTGGCATCTGAAAGGTTTCAAGCCTCTAGGAGGCCTAGCTCTGCCAGCAAATTGCTTTGTGACTATGGGTGAGTCACACCTCTTCTCTGGGCCCCCTGATTGAATGCAGGGTCATGTGGGTGGAGGAGAGGTGAGGGCATCTGTGGCTCTGCTCTGCTCCTTGTCCCCGAAGGTTGGGATCAGGTGAGCCCTGTGAGTGGTTAGCCCAGCTGGCACAGCGCCCCACGAGCCTGGATGTTCTGAGGAGGGCTGTTGGGCAGGGGGAGGCTGAGTGTAAGGGGGTTTGGGgtcacctcctcctcctgccccattTAACTTTGCTTCTATCTGTGGTGAACTCCCACGTGTGATTTGGTGAACGCGTTCTGCCCATAGGGTTCTGAGATAGACCCAATAGGCAGAACACATTCAGGCAGATAGACCTCAGGTGTCTGGGTGGGAGGGAGCCTGGGGTGAGTCTGAAGGAAGTGTGCAGTGAGCTCTGAAGTGTCTGGGAGGGAAAGATTAAACCCACCCCACAGAAACTCAGGGCCTGGGGCCAGGTCAGCCTGGGCCCTAGCAGAGATCTGGGGCCAGAGCAGCCATCGAGAGCCCAGCCAGCAACcctgggggtgaggggagcaGGGGAGCCAGGGTGGGAACCCAGGAGAGATCTGGGTAGGAGGGGTGGTCAGAGGCCTCTTGGCTTGAGGGCATGTCTGAGGGAAGGGCATGTGCTACTGTTCTGGCAGTAGATGTTTGCTAGACATCTACTCTGTACCTAGCATGGGCACAGCGGTGGCTGGGCCAGGCTACACACGGCCTTAGTGGAGTGTGCAGAATTGAACGATGCGTACTGCAGGGTATGGGAGTCTGGGGCCTTCACCTGGGCTGTGGCTCAATAACCCAGGAGAGGAGTAGAGTTGGTGGGGTCCCAAAAGCACTCCCAGCACCAGGATAGCCCACAGGCTAGGGGCCATAGACCAGCATTCCTTCTGTGGGCAGGAGAGACAGTGTGGCACCTCTGCGGGACAGAAAGCTCTGGGTGTCCCCTGCCCTCCTTCCGACCAGGCCTGGCTGGAGCCTGACAGGtggcttctttctcctctcctgctGGCTGCCCTACTCCTCCACGGGGGGCCCTGTGCATGACACAGACACTGACCTGTGACGTTGGCCAGACATTTCCCTTCATCTCTTCCCCTGACAGGTGAGACCAGATGGGCAGAGAGgggacaggaagggaaggagcaGCCAGATTACAGAAGGTGGGGTGGTGGGGCTACTGCCCTCTTCCCAGGGTTCTGTCTTTGGGAGGTAAGGATGGGAGTGGGCTGTTTCCTGCAGAGCCTCCCCATTGGATCAGATCTGGCTGCTGGttcctctgcttccctctctTGTCCTCACTGGAGTTCCCTGGGGAAGGAACCCATGTCAGAACCCATCCCTCCAAACCTGCAGCGGATGGGGACTTTGCAAGATTGAGAGCTGAAGTGGAATAGAAAACCCTGGGACAGGGCTCGAGGTCTGACCCTTCTTCCAGCTCAGCCACTAGCTCACTGTGTGATCTTGGTCTGGGCCCTGCGTCTCCCATTTCAGTATCCCCTAATTAAAGGGTGAGGGGAGGACTTCAGTCAGGACTTACACTGTGTCATGTGTCTTCTAATCACCAAGGACCTTGTTAAAACAGTCTGATTCAGCTACTCTGGGGTAGGGCCTGAGAGTCTTCATTTCCAACAACCTCCCAGGTAATGCCCGTGCTGCCAGTTCATGGACTTCACTTTGAGCAGCAAAGATTTAGGCAACTCATCGAATTTGAGTCTGCAAGACACAGAGACTGTGTCTCTTGGGCCCTTTGCAACCTCACGAGGCATCAGAAGGAAGCCTTGGGATTAGCTCCAGGCTCTGGACTAACTGCAGACCTCAGGTTGGCAGGCAGGGGAACTCCCCTAGTCCCCTGCTGAGGCTGTGTTTGGATAAAAAAGTCCCTTCTTGGCCACTGGGCGATTTAATCCAGGGCTGTTTCTGTCTCTAGGGGCTCACAGGACATCTGGAACGTGAAGGAACACAACACAACCCACCAATTATCTCGGCGGTCACAGAGGGCCCTCCAAGGAGCTGACAGAGGGCTCTCCAAGGAGCTGACGCCCTTTGTGAGGCTAGCAGCCATCAGTTAAATACTATAATTCATTACACTGAGAATAGAAATGTAACCAGGATGTAGCTGAACATGCCCAGCTTTAGCTGCCGTTTGGCTGGGCCTTCCATGGAAAGGACCAGCCTTCTCTaaggagaggaggaagcagaCAGAGGCAACGAGCACTCCCACTCTGGGCTTCCCCTCCCTGACCTGCTCACACCACTGGGTGAAGGCACATGTCAGGGTTAGGTAGTTATTCACTGGCATGCCTGCGGCTCTTCAGGAAGGGCTGATTGGATTCCTATCTGCATCTTCCACTGCATTTTTGGCACAACATGCCCTTGCTGTTGCCTGACCAATCTTAGCGGTAACTCCACAGGGATGGCATTACCTATGAGAGGCCCTAGGGTCAGAGTGGAGCTTTGTAGAGGAGCCCAGCGGGTCTGGTTCTCTATCTTGGTTCCACCTACTTACCAGAGCTTCCCGACATGTTACGGCCAGGAATGGGAGATCCAACCAGAGATGTCTGGAGTTCTCCCCAGGAAGAACCTCCACCTCTTTGAGATCTGGAGTCCTCAGGGCCTGGAGGAAGATGCCAGCAGCCCTGGCAGTTCTCATTGGTCAGGGGAGTTCAGTATGGCGTGGCGGAAGCACTTCTCTAGCTTCCTATTGGGGGATGAGTGTGCCAGCTCAGTGGGCTCTGTGGCTGCCAGATCAACCCGCTTAAAGGGCTGGCTTCTAGGATGCAGAGAAGGGCTCAGAGGGAGCCCTTCTCTAGCGCCTGAGAGGTGGTAGGCAGGGTTTCTAAACTGGGGTCCTGGGGATCTGGGCCCCTCTGGCAACTCCTACCctgtccccttcccccacccgTGGGCTCACTTTGCAATTCTGCTGATGTCAACTTGCGTGGCTTAATGGGCAGAAAATCCTGACTCCTTTGCTCAACTAGgctagctgggactgcagggggcCCCAGGTGAGAAGCATATACTTCTGAAATTTGTGTGTGCCCATGCGTATGCGTGTTTTTCTTAGGTAGGTAGGTATTTATCTCTGTGTTGTGTGTCTGAAGGTCATGCATGAGCCTGTGTTCACATACACAATGGTGTGCACAAATGCACattatgcatttgtgtgtgtttgcgtggAGAGGGTCAGGAGCTCCCAAACATTCCTGAACACTTGTACACGGGTTGGGTGTTATCTCCAGCACCTGGGAGGAACTGGCTCCTTAAAGGAGGGGGATGGTGAGTTACTTTGTAAAGTAGAGACAAGCCCCTTAAGCCCTGGGGCAAGGGATTTACATAAACCAAGGCCCCACGTTTAGGTTGGGTTCTCAGCTCTGGTGAGCCAGTGAAAGACCCTCTCCCAGGTCCTAGCAGAGCTGCTGGCACAGTGCCCTGGGTGCTAGCCCACTGTCCCGCACGGGCTCAGAGGAGCTGGAACTGTGTCAGCTGGTGCCAGCtccctgggggcagggcaggccGGGCCAGGCTTTGTGAACAGAGTGTGTTCTCAGACCTCTGGGGGAAATCGGAGACCAGGCCAGATCCTGCCTGATGGGTCTGTCACCCTCTTCTCAGCTTACACTTCCAGTGAAACTGCTCACCCTGGGTAGAGAGTTGCTCCAGATATCAGGGCCCTGGGGCTCCAGCCCGAGCTCCCGGGAGGGGAGGCAGATCATGGGATGTGGTGTGGAGATACCCTTGGCCAGGCCCCTGTCTGAGGCTGGCCTGGGGTGCCGGAGAGACCAGGCTTGTAGAAGGAACTGAATGAGCTCACACCGAGGCCTGAGCACAGTGAGCTCAGTGCAGAGGGATCTCTGGGGCTCTGGTCACCCTCCCTGGGGAGTCCTGCTTTTCAGTGTGGCAAGAAGCGCCTTGCTATGTAATggccctcttcccctccctgacTCTTAGTCTCCCCTGGTCCTCTGGGGGCCCTAACAGCAGGATGTACCTGGTCTCCTGCCCGAAGCCTCTGAGAGGAGGACCTAGAAGGCTGGACACTGAGATGTGAGAGATGTCACAGGAGGGGCGGTCCGGGGCAGGATGGGGAGGAgccttctctcttgctctcattcCTGGTTCAAATGTTTCAGATGTTGGGGCGCAGGGAAGTGGTGACTCTGGTCCCCAGATGCAGGTCAGCTGCCAGAGGCTGGCCAGGGCTGTCCACCCACTGACCTGGCTGTGCTCAGAGGCCTCTCAcgtttctcttcctctcttcagtCTACTCTCAGGGCCAGGCATATCCCCTGGGACCCAGAATTTGTCTCCATTGCCCCCAACCCTGCGACACCCTCAAGAGAGGTCTAGAGGGTGGTGACTCAGCAACTCAGAGAGGGCCTTCTGGAGATGCCGCGGCCTCAGAATCCCTCTGTAACCCAATGCTGGCCTCTTAGGCCATGCGCAGGGATGCCTGGCTTTTCTGAATCCTTGCTGCTTCCTCTGGCTTGGAGAAGCAGCACCCTTGGTCCTCCTGTTGGGAGGGTGGAGACCAGCAGAAGCCTGCCTTGTAAAAGTTTCTAGGAGGCACCTATGGTggttctcctccccctcccccttggTACCACGTCCCAGCCTTGGGATCCCCAAGTCCCCCCACTCCCTTCATTTTGCTGCTGCAACCCCTTCAGAGGTGGCTGGGGAGGAACAGGGGTGTGGAGGTCAAAACTCAGGCTAATAAATCTAGGGTGGGgagcatttattttaatttttgtcttgaaGCTCTTTGTAGAGGACCTAGCCTTTCCCTACTAAACTGAAGGGGTTTGGTCCCATCACCCAAAGACTGGCCCACCTGCCCACACACGTGGGGGCACAGGAGGTCTGGGAGgccccaggaggtggaagttcaGAGGTCTACCTGGCCCTCTCCATCCCACTGGCTGAGGCCAGGCCAGAGGGCCGACTCCAGGGGCCCTCTGTATGCAAGCCGACGCAGACAAAAAAGCCCAGTGCACAGTTAAGACACAAACACCACACAGCTGTCCAGAACCTCCAAAGCACTGTTTATCCAGGCTCCATGGAGCCAAGTGCCCCCAGCTGCCTGCCCCCTAGTCCTCAGGGGGGCACTGGCACTGCAGTGGCCTCGGCCTGAGACCCTCCATGAGCCCCAGCCTAGCCTGCTCCAAAGCCGCTGACACATGCATGCTTAGCCCTTGCCCCATCAAGGTGGGGCCCTGGGAATGAACTGGCTGCAGACCCTCCTCCATCCCACACCCCCAGGGGCTCCATCAGTCCTTGCTAGCTCAGCACCATGTTAAATAGCTTCCTCGCAATCTCCCTTAAATAAACCCATCCCCAGAGCAACCTACCCACCCTGCACCCTGATTATATTATTCTATTGGCTTATGCCTTCTAGAGTGGAGGcgctctctcctcctgccctctacTCCAGGGAATACCATCTCCATGAAAAACCAGGGAGGAAAAGTTTTTCTCTCAACTCTGGGGCAGAGACAAAGGGTGGCCTGGGTTGGAGTGGAAAAGCCAGGAATACCCTCCTCTGTCCTTTCCCTCCCCAGGGTACTTTCTTCTCCTTGCCCTCTTAGCAGCCTGGGTCAGgcgtgacttacccaaggtcacagtcCCAGGACCCAGAATCATGACCCATGTGAGAGGTTACCCTGGTTTTGACAGCCTAAACCAGCTCCAGGGCAGGATTGAACTTAAGCCTGCCTCCACCATGGCCCCTGCAGTTCTCCAGGCTCGGAGTGAGCCGAGGGAGGTTCCAGCTCTTGATTCACTCTGTCCAGGACCCCTGGGACTATCTCCCAGGACCCTCCACCCCTGGTGTCTCCAGGTCTCTCTTGCTCTGGGGATACTCAGACAGCACCCGGGCATGGAAGCAATGGGGCCCCGGACATAGGCAAGCCTGTCCCTGGCCCGATCAGCATCTGGGCCCAGGCCAGGCCTCACACCCAGTACTGGCCATTCTTAAGGGCAGGGTTGGGTGTCCGGCAGAACTGCAGCAGCTCTGGGTCAGGCTGGCCTCCCGGAGGGGGCCCCTGGCCAGGCACAGCTGTGAGCGGGATGGCCTGGCCTGGCTCCACCTTGCGAAAGGTCTCAGTGTCACCAGCCAGACCATTGCGGGGCTTGGCAGTCAGGACCTGGACGTCATGCTTGCCCGTCTTGTTGCGTTTTCGGAGGTAGAAGAGCAGGGGCAAGATGAGCGCCAGGAGCAGAAGGACCAGGCACACGGGGATGATGACACTGAACATGTTGGCCTCAAGGAAGCCCAGGAAGCCTCCCTTGGCCACAGCAGGCACAGGGCTAGATGCCATGGGGCCTGGCTCGCCTGTGGGGGTGCTGCTCTCTGGCTTCCCTGCTTCCGTCCGGGTGGCCTCGGGGACACTGAGCAGGGCCACGCTGTAGGGCCGGGCAGCATTGTAAGGCTCAGTGGCAAAGTCcagggaggccacagcaggtggGACGCCCTGTGCCCACAGCTCCAGAGTGAGACTGTCGCCTGTGGGGCTGGGGGCCCTTCCCTCTGGCCTGcccacctccagccccagcctcccatccTCAAGGTCCTGCTGAGTGAACTGCTCCACCAGCTGGCTGCCCCCAGGCTCCGTCCTGGCTCGGGGCACACGGACCACGCGGCCATGCCGGGGTCCCTCCAGGAGGCGGAAGCGGGGCACACTGCCTGTGCGGTTGGCCAGCTCGCCAGCATCTAGGATGGTGGGGTCCAGGCGCAGGGTAGCACCCTGGGGCCATGGCCCACCTGCCCACACGTGCAGCAGAGCCCTCACAGTGATGTTCACTACGGCTGATGCGTTGACACCCCTAGCCAGTGCCAGGACTCTGAAGTGGTCATGAGAGGAGGAGAAGTTGGTGAAGGCAAAGACCACCTCGCCCTGGTCTATCTGGAGTTGGctgaaggccgaggcgggccgccCACCCACCAGGAGATGCCCGTACTTCGGTCCTTGGATGAGGCGGTATGCTGCCTCTGGCTCCTCCCTATCTGAAACCACCCGGAGCTGCTGCTGGCTCAGTGAGGAGCGCCCCAAAGCTTGGGGCACCTCCAGGGGTGCCCGCAGCTGCACCTCAATGGTGGACGGTAGGATGTCCACGGCCAGGGACATGGGCAGCGGTGGGCTGGCCCCATCAGACATGCTCAGCTGGAAGACGCCTGCCACGCTGCTCCCGTTGGCCACGAAGGCCAGCCGCCCCGAATCCACGTCGGCTTGCGTGAAGCGGGTCACGGGCCCCGGGCCACCACCCACCAGGCTGAGGAAGCCGTTGTGGGGTGCCCGCTGGACCTCATACTCAATCTCCCCAGGAGCTGAGTCTGGGTCCACGACGCTCAGCTGGGCCCGGGAGATAGGGGCGCGAGAGCCTCGGGTGATCCGGAGTGGGACAGAGGCCTGTGGCTGAGGGGGCCGCTCATTTACATCCCGCACCGTGATGGCAAAAGCCTCTGAGGTTTGGGGTCCAGCCACGGTGGCCCCTGCTGGCCCCTGGAGGTGGGCATGAAAGTGGAAGCCATCCTGTTGGGTACCCCCACCGCCGTGGGCATACACTAGCTGCCCTGCAgccagctgggactgcaggaagTGGGGCTGCCCAGCGTGGAGGGGCTCCTCAGACACCAATAGCTGGCCCCGGCTGGGGAACTGCGTGACCTGGAAGAGCAC
Encoded proteins:
- the CSPG4 gene encoding chondroitin sulfate proteoglycan 4 isoform X2, coding for MTSVNQAAQEAVPPADIVFSVKSPPSAGYLVMVSRGILADEPPSLDPVQSFSQEAVDAGRVLYLHSRPEAWSDAFSLDVASGLGGPLEGVRVELEVLPAAIPLDAQNFSVPEGGSLTLAPPLLRVTGPYFPTLPGLGLQVLEPPRHGALQKEDGPQARTLSAFSWREVEEQLIRYVHDGSETLTDSFVLMANASEMDRQSHPVAFTVTILPVNDQPPILTTNTGLQMWEGATAPIPAEVLRSTDGDSGSEDLVYTIEQPSNGRVVLRAAPDTEVRSFTQAQLDGGLVLFSHRGTLDGGFRFGLSDGEHTSSGHFFRVTAQKQVLLSLEGSRTLTVCPGSVQPLSSQTLRASSSAGTDPQLLLYHVVRGPQLGRLFHAQQDSTGETLVNFTQAEVYAGNILYEHEMPTEPFWEAHDTLELQLSSPPARDVAATLAVAVSFEAACPQRPSHLWKNKGLWVPEGQRAKITMAALDASNLLASVPSSQRLEHDVLFQVTQFPSRGQLLVSEEPLHAGQPHFLQSQLAAGQLVYAHGGGGTQQDGFHFHAHLQGPAGATVAGPQTSEAFAITVRDVNERPPQPQASVPLRITRGSRAPISRAQLSVVDPDSAPGEIEYEVQRAPHNGFLSLVGGGPGPVTRFTQADVDSGRLAFVANGSSVAGVFQLSMSDGASPPLPMSLAVDILPSTIEVQLRAPLEVPQALGRSSLSQQQLRVVSDREEPEAAYRLIQGPKYGHLLVGGRPASAFSQLQIDQGEVVFAFTNFSSSHDHFRVLALARGVNASAVVNITVRALLHVWAGGPWPQGATLRLDPTILDAGELANRTGSVPRFRLLEGPRHGRVVRVPRARTEPGGSQLVEQFTQQDLEDGRLGLEVGRPEGRAPSPTGDSLTLELWAQGVPPAVASLDFATEPYNAARPYSVALLSVPEATRTEAGKPESSTPTGEPGPMASSPVPAVAKGGFLGFLEANMFSVIIPVCLVLLLLALILPLLFYLRKRNKTGKHDVQVLTAKPRNGLAGDTETFRKVEPGQAIPLTAVPGQGPPPGGQPDPELLQFCRTPNPALKNGQYWV
- the CSPG4 gene encoding chondroitin sulfate proteoglycan 4 isoform X1, which gives rise to MEAGPVHTDATLQVTVALEGPLAPLKLARHKKIYIFQGEAAEIRRDQLEAAQEAVPPADIVFSVKSPPSAGYLVMVSRGILADEPPSLDPVQSFSQEAVDAGRVLYLHSRPEAWSDAFSLDVASGLGGPLEGVRVELEVLPAAIPLDAQNFSVPEGGSLTLAPPLLRVTGPYFPTLPGLGLQVLEPPRHGALQKEDGPQARTLSAFSWREVEEQLIRYVHDGSETLTDSFVLMANASEMDRQSHPVAFTVTILPVNDQPPILTTNTGLQMWEGATAPIPAEVLRSTDGDSGSEDLVYTIEQPSNGRVVLRAAPDTEVRSFTQAQLDGGLVLFSHRGTLDGGFRFGLSDGEHTSSGHFFRVTAQKQVLLSLEGSRTLTVCPGSVQPLSSQTLRASSSAGTDPQLLLYHVVRGPQLGRLFHAQQDSTGETLVNFTQAEVYAGNILYEHEMPTEPFWEAHDTLELQLSSPPARDVAATLAVAVSFEAACPQRPSHLWKNKGLWVPEGQRAKITMAALDASNLLASVPSSQRLEHDVLFQVTQFPSRGQLLVSEEPLHAGQPHFLQSQLAAGQLVYAHGGGGTQQDGFHFHAHLQGPAGATVAGPQTSEAFAITVRDVNERPPQPQASVPLRITRGSRAPISRAQLSVVDPDSAPGEIEYEVQRAPHNGFLSLVGGGPGPVTRFTQADVDSGRLAFVANGSSVAGVFQLSMSDGASPPLPMSLAVDILPSTIEVQLRAPLEVPQALGRSSLSQQQLRVVSDREEPEAAYRLIQGPKYGHLLVGGRPASAFSQLQIDQGEVVFAFTNFSSSHDHFRVLALARGVNASAVVNITVRALLHVWAGGPWPQGATLRLDPTILDAGELANRTGSVPRFRLLEGPRHGRVVRVPRARTEPGGSQLVEQFTQQDLEDGRLGLEVGRPEGRAPSPTGDSLTLELWAQGVPPAVASLDFATEPYNAARPYSVALLSVPEATRTEAGKPESSTPTGEPGPMASSPVPAVAKGGFLGFLEANMFSVIIPVCLVLLLLALILPLLFYLRKRNKTGKHDVQVLTAKPRNGLAGDTETFRKVEPGQAIPLTAVPGQGPPPGGQPDPELLQFCRTPNPALKNGQYWV